Proteins from a single region of Macrotis lagotis isolate mMagLag1 chromosome 2, bilby.v1.9.chrom.fasta, whole genome shotgun sequence:
- the LOC141513401 gene encoding SLAM family member 5-like: MGRPPMKVLFANKVVCFQLPRVLGALVILLGAWIFGAQSSEIQTTLHGVKGGFILFHLKINTGEEIEKITWSIEMMEIHQILFVIRFKNGCLIREHLQNTFDHRVHMPSNMTFLRIGNLTLEDSGSYSARIEYRRGLFSDQNFFLSVYEPILLKIEVLSKFLSSDWCNITLICQVLGITKTVTVSWESEDISMMKLFQENIEQISNSSILGLSLTPSFQNFSLTCLAKNPVEQKSIKLNLQDACDENFISVMPRISNRSWQGRVFLLITLLGILGIGVWFFRRKQKKEDMNSSRNQRNGDNSIQYAEVSLVRPHEVKNQCQEACEMQPQERKVLTIYSEIQKIPPNT; the protein is encoded by the exons ATGGGTAGACCTCCAATGAAAGTGCTGTTTGCCAATAAAGTTGTATGCTTCCAGCTCCCCAGAGTCCTGGGTGCCCTTGTCATTCTCCTGG GTGCCTGGATCTTTGGAGCTCAGAGTTCTGAAATTCAAACTACTCTGCATGGGGTCAAAGGAGGTTTCATCCTGTTTCACTTGAAAATAAACAcaggagaagaaattgaaaagatcACATGGAGCATTGAAATGATGGAAATTCATCAGATTCTGTTCGTCATCAGGTTTAAAAATGGTTGTCTAATACGGGAGCATCTTCAGAACACATTTGATCACAGAGTTCATATGCCATCTAACATGACATTCCTGAGGATAGGGAATCTCACCCTTGAGGATAGTGGGTCCTATAGTGCTCGAATCGAATATCGTAGAGGACTATTTAGTGATCaaaacttttttctctctgtttatg AGCCCATCCTCCTCAAGATCGAGGTACTCTCAAAGTTCCTGTCATCAGATTGGTGCAACATCACTTTAATATGCCAGGTCCTGGGGATCACAAAGACAGTGACAGTGAGCTGGGAAAGTGAAGATATCTCTATGATGAAGCTGTTTCAGGAGAATATAGAACAGATCTCTAATTCTAGTATTCTGGGTTTGTCCCTGACACCGAGCTTCCAGAATTTCTCTCTCACCTGCCTAGCCAAGAACCCTGTGGAGCAGAAAAGCATAAAGTTAAACCTGCAAGATGCCTGTGATGAGAATTTCA TTTCGGTCATGCCGAGAATCTCAAACCGATCATGGCAGGGTAGAGTTTTCCTTTTGATCACATTGCTGGGGATTCTGGGAATTGGAGTGTGGTtcttcagaagaaaacaaaagaaggaag ATATGAATTCTTCAAGGAATCAGAGGAATGGTGACAACAGCATACAATATGCAGAAGTGAGTCTAGTCAGGCCTCATGAAGTCAAGAATCAG TGCCAAGAAGCTTGTGAGATGCAGCCACAGGAGAGAAAAGTCCTCACCATTTACAGTGAGATCCAGAAGATACCCCCAAATACTTAG